gttaaattattttactttaaacgCTTATCCTAGAACACTTTACGAAAATTGATTACACTCTGTGTGCCTATTCCAATccatcttcttattttatatggaAGTTTGGTTTTCGAGCACGTTTACTTTCCTTCTGTCTCGTCATTCTTTACACGTAATTCTCCTAAGGTAATTGATAAAAACGGCTTATGCGATTCTTAACAATGTTATAGATCCGCGCATTATTAGATTTTCACTTACAACAGAATCTATTTAATTAGTTTCTATACGGTACTACGAGTACCGACAATTCCACTTTTATGATAGTTATAAAATCTTGTAAAGAAAGCCTAAGTTACTCCTCCATAAATATTACCGATGTGACACATAGTCTTTCAAGATATCGTGCGACTTTAAATATTCTACgagaaatacatttatatcaaATGGTGTATTCGCTTACTCGAAGCATTAtccataaattaataaaattcatgaaGACCGACAAAGCGTTACCAGCACTTTACCGGTATAGATAATTATGTGCTATTATCATCTCCTTGAAAGCTTAAAATGTATGTGCATTGCGGCAGATACCACAACCCAAAGCGAATTCTTCGCCAGTCGGTGGATGTTTTACGTGTAATGGACATTCATCTCCTTCAAGCTGCTTAGCTTTAGGTCCTTCGACAaatattcatcatttttaatataaaacaaatttcaaaaaagagaagatatatataatttacaaacaaATTTGGAATTCAAATACCTGCAGGACATGAAGGCAGCTCGCTCTTTGGAATGGTGGTGACACGTTGAAAGTCGTCGTGGCAGGGGTTACAGAAGTGGGTAGTTCCAAAGCAAAAGAAGACTGCCACCGAGCAACAATATCGACATTTATACTCTAGAAAGTCTGCCCCGTGCTTCGGACACATCTGAGCCCTTGCCACGTCGCTGCACCCTCCGCAAACTAACTCTGTAGGATCGAATGATTCCCCGCCTAGCTGAGCATCGCATCTTGCTTCACCACCATAATAGGCCTTCTGACATTTGTAACAAACGTAATATGCGTATCTTTCCATGGCATATGCTGCTGGATCCTGATAACGTCCACCTGGTGCAAACGCTGCTTCTACCCTgaaattacgtatatatagtatcGTGATAATCGTTGAGGAAAGTATATTGGCTTATagtgagaaaaaaggaaacaatgcATACTTGTGTAATCCTTCGTACTCTAATCGCATTAAAGCTTTTCTCTTAACATCCTCGTAAAGTTCTTTGATGCTTGCCAACTGTTCAGCTAACATTGGATGTATCATCGGTACCTTGCATATAGGACAAAGTGAGAATCCGAATGTTATCCTTGGTCCAAcccatctttttattaatacgctTCGGCAGCAATGTAAGTGGAATACGTGACCACACTGTAACTGTATCGCTGGTGCACAAGATAGAGCTTCGGTAAAACAAATCATACACATATCATCGGCATCTTGTTTGAGATCACTATCTGCCGAACATCTGTGCAAACATGGTAAGCaagttttctcatttttaacTCCACCGCAAATATGACCACAAGGATGAACCTTGTTACATGCGTTTTTCGCATGCTCTTGACAATCGTGATCGGCACAAATATTTCCTATTGCTAATAAACCTGTGTTTCCGGTGGTGCCGCAGAATCGACACATGCCGGAAGTAACTCCAACAGGCTTCCTAGGTGAACCATCTCGAAATTCTACTAATGCTTTCAATGTTCTACTATCCGCTAATGCTAGTATCCAAAAGAGTTTTGTTCTTCCGCAGCCCTCGTGTAAATCCACACGAATagcttcctcttcttccttacAGACCTGTCTAATATGCATCCTTGTCCTTCGATGAAGGTGCAAAACTCGATCGCATTCAGCGCACAAATTTCCACATTCGTTACATTGAATAATAGCTGTCGTCTCGCCGTCATCGTGATTACTACACGTTGGCTAATAAGtttgaaaaaacattttaatacgTATGATTAAACGTATATGTTTGATATTTCGAGATGTATGTGTAATCCTTATGTGACACCAATTACGGTTCtcaattttcatttgaaatcgGAGCAAaacgagtagaaaaaaaaatagaaaaaagaacagtgATACTTATCTGTATGTATGCGAAATAAgtgataaaattttgaatagaCTAACTCTGGGAGGTTGCGGTTGTCCTTCAGAAGCACTCCATTGTCCAGATGATAATCGTTCCACATGATCCGAATCTAAAACACATAAGGAAGAAAGAGCCAACCATAAAGTTGGAGTTCGAAGACATTCTGTGGGTTCTCGACTTTTTTCACTCAGTcttgttaaatttaaaatattttcagcaATTGCTGCCTTGGTTATAGATGCCCATGCTTCTGATATCTTTCCCTATCAAAGGAATTAagtaatatacttatatatttttaccaatttcgacgaattatttaatcaatacTTACAGATGCCATATCCTTCAAAAGTTGTATTATGACTTCTGCTAATTTTCGAGCCATGCATCCTCTTAACCACCACCTTTCGCCAACGAAACTTTTTGGATGTATACTAGTTGCTAGTGAAGCTATCTGTAATGCTTtcccattattttcttttccttttattttaacttGCACGGTTAATGCTTTGGCGATGCAGCTTAAAAAGACGTCAAGTATTCCAAGCGCATTATCGTCAAAATCTACCGACTGTGTAAAACCATTGTTGGCAACGGCTACTATGCTGAAATCCGACGGTGGTAATCGTTCGATACCAACGACAGTAGCTAATGTCTCTGGCTTAATTACAGGCAAAATTCTTCGTAAAAGAGATGTCAcctaagagaagaaaacaatgcAGTAGTATCTCAATTACgtatagattaaaaaataaattataagtaaCGAAGCGTACTTGACGTTGCACCCTCGCAGATCCAGTATGTAATAAACTAAGCAAATCTTTCAGGAGACCATATTGATATGACAAATAATATTGTCCTACTGAACTACCACTTAAAGCAAGAACCATCGAAAGCATTTCGAAACAATAAGTATCCGCTGTTTTTGGTAAATCACTGTTGTCACTTATTAAACTATTAGCAGGCGTTGGAGAACACAACAACGTTTCCCACTCCTCTCTTAAACGAATCGTTTCCTTTTGAATAGCTTGGACTATGTGAGTGCACACTTGCTTTTGTAAATGTGTTAATTTGCTTCTACTGAACAAAATTCCAACCATATGTTCCTTTAAATCATTGCTGACTTCTACATCTTCATTCGCACCTTCTGTTTGTTCAGGTTGTTGCGGTTGTTCACCTTGTATAAGTTTACCAAATACCTGAGATGTTATCAGCCGGAAAACTTTCAATGTTTCTGTTTCACAATTCTTCTGTTGAATCATTTGCGTACTTAATTGCTTCCCAATTTTTAAGGATTCCCCTTTGACTTCTCCCAAAACTCGAATTTGACGAACGCGAAGGGAATTGTCTGGTCCCTTTAATTCCAACCCGATAACAACGTGCCGCGGAtctgataaaatttaattattatgttatacgactcgttatgtatatatatataaataatcgttgTTAAAACTTACCAGTGATCGAACAATTTATCCATCCAACGGATCTACTTTCAATCTCCACAGttcttaattttatcatttcatcGGCATTAGTTCCCGATTGAAATACGACATTGGATACTTTGTGCTAAAATGATTCAAATGCAACAATAAAATTCGTTccaattgaatttttaacaatcATGATAATTTAACAAAACTCACTGTCAAATCACGGCAATTGtcaatatgaatatatattattcttggAAAAGAATGAGCCGCGCATACGATAGTTATAGTTTTAGTCTTATGTCGATCTTCGTCGCCAGATTCCCAGAAAGTTTCGGTTGAGCTATCAGTCAAACTACCTATCATAGCTTGTCTACTGGAtgctttaattttaataccaGTTGTTAAATCTTTTAAAACTTCTACGCATCCAGTAATCTGTTGAGAAGACATCGATTGGTGACTTTCGTGCATACTCATAATaacatcctcttcttcttccgatCGTGACAAAATTTTACTAATATTACTAAAGACGTGACTTCTATGAAGAAACATATGATCAGCTGGTGTAAATCTAATAGCCCAACATCTAATAGCAGCGTGTTGTAATGGAGAtcctataaattttttaatttaatacaagcacatacaaaagaatattaaaaaacctatcgaatattaaaaacatacCTGGCGGTGGTAAAAGCATTAAATCGGCAATGGTTTGCAATAATGTATGAAATGCTGTTGGCAAAGGATTAACTGCTTCACCTGCTATTACTAAATCACCCAAAGGATGTTCACGTGTACCTGCCATATCCTTGAACCAGGAATAACGATCGAtagatatattcatttattaaaatgatgtcaattaataatatatatgtatatgtacgtacatgatcatctttcttttccactttattatcttcttcagTTTGTTCCGAAGTATCGGGCGATATTACCGGTGTGAGCGAAGAAACGAACCACCAAAGTAAATCATGTAAACAAATTGGCTGCGTTACGCTTCTCAAGAGCCAATTTAAAGCTTGCATTGCATAAACTCTACACGCAGCTCGTCGTAAAGCTTGTTTCATCGCTATCTGTAAATGTTGTAAATTGTGTTGCTGAAGAACAAATAACATAACGGGTCTCATGAGAATTTCTATCCGATcgttatttgttatttctgCTTGGCTTGTAGAAACTATCGCGGATTGGTCCATCGATGGAACTAATTTTTGAAGAGCAGCTGATGGATAACATAACAGCGATGAACCAGCATCTGTAATATACGAATTAGGTCTATTAAACATTTTCCCTAAATAATAAAgtcattaatttcaattacgcATTAAACGTATTACCATTGTTCATTTCACTGCtgctattatttctttttcgcatCATTACGACTCTTCCATCGCTACTATTTCTAGCCCAGGGTGCACCCGTGGACATCGACACTGATCTATGGAACGTACCACGATTTTTACCAGCTTCGTTATCGCTTTCGCTCACAGGACACTCGGATAATGGCTGAAAGAATAGATTTAAAGTTTAAAGAATTTCCAAGTGGCAAAAGAAATGTTTGACTTACTCTGCCGTTCGTAGTATTAAACATTCCAATGGTTCCTTCATAAGGATTTTGCTGACCATTTTGTCGTCTTAAAGTTTCTTCGTAATATCTCTCATCGTGAGTTTGCGAATTGTGAACTCCCAACGATTGCAAACATTGAAACGGACCCGTTGGTGGAAATGGACCGGCTGCTTCCGGAGGACTATAATTTTCTGCTACAGAGGATAAAGTTTGAGATGGTCGTCTCTGTTGTTTTGGAATGCTTAAACCGGATGCACTCGCCAAGTCCAAAAGGAACATGGCGTTATTTTTCATGATAATGTGTGTATCAAATCCACTGGGACTAGTAATTGGCGATAAAGGTTTGCtgtcattatttttacttttggaTAATCCCGTAATGAAGCTCTTtgctaatttatttttccgcACTGTCAAGTATTTCTCCCGGCATGTGTCACAGATTAAATACCACGAATATCCACCTACACCACCATCCCCACAATTCCCCGCCCATCCAACACAATAATTACCATCACTTTTGTATCCCTTTCCCCCTGCACTCCAACCACAACCAGGGTGCATCATTTTCATATGATACGTCACTGGATGTGGAAACATCAATCCACAAAGTTCACAGCTAGTTTCACATTCTATACCAGTACCGAGACTCTCTGACACATTAGACTTTCCAATTGGCttccattcctttttcttcctgctacctttcttctctttttctttcactttatcCTCTCTCGGACGTTTCTCTGGTGCTGGACGCTTAGCTAGTTTCATCGTCTGTATTTGAGATATTGGACTTGGTAAAACAGATTGTTGCTCGACTGCCTGTAAGCAATTAGTACTAAGTTCTTCCCAGAGAAATACTAAACTCTTCAAGGCCGGTGGAAGGACAGCAACTGTATGAAATTCTGGAAGCGAATCGAGTTTACCACTTGACtgtatttcttcctttatcgttacttcttgtttctttctacttCGATTTGCATTTGCATTTGCAGCCGAACGAGTTAAAGTTTCTAAGGTGCTAGCTTGAATATGCAAGTAATTTCCAGCGTTTGTTACTTCTACGGAATGTCTTTGCCTAGCCTTTTGTTCTTGCTTCTCCTTGTCATTAGATTGTACCAATGGTTGTCTGGTAACAACGACGGCTCCTTGTTTCGGTAATGTCGGATGAAATTTAAGAAAACTTGCACACGCCATTGCGTCGTGGACTATACCTTCGTGCCATAAAAACGCTGCGAAGACTGCTCTTAAACATTCAGCTACGGAAGGACTGATGGCTTCCTTCACTTTATCTTTACTAAGATTTAACGCTCGCGACGGATTTGGTAACTGATGTGCATTGGCGGGTGACATCGCTCGTTTAACTCTGATCTTGACTACCTTGGTATGATctcttttgtttaatttagGCGAATgacgttcttctttcgttcctgATGAACCTATACTAAAGTGTCCCTTCATAGCAGTGGTTGCGCTCTCTGGACTCGTTTGCGTTTGTGCTTGGGATACTTTTCGTGGACTGTCTTGAGAATTCtgaggatataaaaaatacatcgtATGTCTGTTCGTTTATCTCGTTTGTcgcgataaaaattaaaaaaagcaaaaaaatgaTCTTACCACGGCATCTTTTCTTGGAGTATCAGGTGGTGTCGCTATACTGCCTTCCGATCTCATATGCAAAGAGCTGCAACTTGGACTCGGCGACAGATCTCGAGTATTTGCTGTGGTACTGATTCCACTAGGAGATTGAGAAGGATCTTGGGTTAGACTGCTAACTAAAGCACTTGTATCGCTTTGAGTCGATCCTCTTCGTTGCGATGTGATACTGTCAATCATGCCACCTGagactttataaaaaataactctTAATCCGATACGTTTAGCGATGATCGTGATGAtcgtattttacaataatcataatatttgtaataattattcttatttttctacgtACTATGCGATATCATTATCTCACCTTACTTTCAAGAAACCGTGGACAGTGACAGAGTAATATTGTTACGAACATTGCCATTcgtattattgtataaactCATAAAGAAATTCGTGCATATATTGTTTCGTGCTTTCACCTTACGAACAAAATGATTTAAACCACTCTGGTAGTTTCAATACCCGCAAAAAAATGTACGATCGAAATGGAATGATTTCAATGGTAATAGAATGAAAGCAACATCCAAGGTTCTTCGTCAACAACACTCATGTTATATTTTCGTGTAGAGTTATCGAGTATCAATGTGTGTTAGTATTCTTACCTAATGGAGAGAGGCCAACGCTTCGGGGGGAGCCGCAGAGCACTGGACTGCTACTGATACTGTCCCCCCCTGCTATCAAACACTTCCCACCTGGTAAGTTTTCATTAGTTGAAGAATGTAATGTGATGTGTTacgtatacaaatatttatatcaaagaatttgcgaattttatttgtaattaccGATAAGGTGATAATGAAATTAACAGAAAACCAAAGAAGACCGAGAAAGTCTGCTACAAAGAAATCATTCACAACAGGTATAAGCACTACTCTCATGCTCTgatatacaaagaaagagaagaagcgtTCGAAAGATTGACGTATAAGCAGTATATATACATCGCTATCATCTgatcttaattattatatacaaaatattaagaaataacaGTTTAGCAAGCAACTCTAGCTATAGAAAAACGATCAATACCTGATACAGGGGCACTAGCAGCAGTTATATGTAGATGATTACCGAAACCAACTTGTTGTTGACCGGATTCAGCTAAGACAAACATTAAATTTTGGATACATCTACTAATCCAAATTGATATACTTTTTAAGGACTATAGAAAATTGCATTTTCGATTCTAACGTGCTCCAATGAGACTATCTTTGGTGTAATACAAGTTTTCCCCCATATGCATTACATTAAAGTAAACGAAAATACCCGTATAATACTATACAGATCTTACAAATCTGAGAACCGAATCTCTCAGCACCAGAAAGGATTCCTTTTTCAGAGCAGTTACAGTGGCATAGATCAAAATGAAACATAGGTGAAAATATACAAGATCGgtcaaaaagattaaaagattaaacaCAGATTTATACGACAGAGATACGGCAGTAGGTAATCCTTTGAGCTAGTAACGAATATTTAATACGTACCGGGTATCGGAACCGGACTAGAGGACGGGCTCTGAAATCGTGGTGACCCACCTTGGGGATTCTTTGGTGACGAGCTTCTTGACATCCTCCGTGGTGTTTCTGGTGGTGTAGCTCCGTTACCATTCGCACGACTCTCGCCCATGGCTTTTACCAGTTCCTTCACGGATACGCCAACGAATTCCGAGAAATctctgtataaaatataacctTTAGTATTTGTTCAACTAACTTTTTCAATCGGTTACTTTACGAAGTAGACGAGAAAAATGTCTTTCAAAGGTACTCAACATTGTTGTCTTACCTGCCCGGAGAACTTCTTTTCTCGGCGTGACTCTTGTCGTCTCCTCTCAACCATTTTTGTAAAACGCTGAACTTTCCACCTCCTTCCCTCTCCCGTTCCTTAACGACCCTTTCTTTCGAGTGAGCTTTTGAAAACTTTGGAGAGACGTCGGTCTTGTCCGGCGTGAATCTTTCGCTgcctgaaataaaaatcaatcgcagaatacattaataaaacttattaCGGTCCCTCTCTTATTACCGGAGACGTATACCTGGTGAATCATGCTGATTGTATGATCCAAAAACAAAGGGATTCGTGTTGCTATTTTCCCCAGACTCTCCCGTACCTGGAGTAAAGTTTTGCGTAGTAAAGTTGAATCCCTCATGACTCACAGAAGGTACCGAGAAATCAAAGCCTTTGTTCTTGTGATCCTTCAACTGTACAGATTGATCAGGTAATGCTGCCTTTTTTTCCACTGGATCGGCTTCTGGCTCTTGCTCGAACTTCATGTACTCCACTCCGTGTTTGTTAATCGCCAGGGACCAAACCTCGCTCTCGATACATCGACTTTTATCGAAGCAATATTTCGTCGCCGATTCGTCGTCTATACGAGCCCACGCACCTTCGTTATTCGTGAACTGTGAAATGTTCAACGACGCTAGGATTCATCGTATCgcttgaaatttctttttttcacaaacAATCGTAATGCTTACATATTCTAAAATGGTTACTGTATTTCCAAGAGCTAACATTCCTACTGGCGCAGCCTTTAGACTCGGTTTGCTTCGGATATTGTGTCCCGAGGCTCCGCATTTCACAACGACCATGTTTTTACCACCCGCCAAACGAACTGACTGCCTCTTGCTGAAACGGGGACACACGTTGAAGAACGTGTTAAATCGagttatcgaaagaaaaatataaaagttctACGTACTCCTCGCCAGGATCTACTCTTTTCCGAAGAATGGTCTCCTTTATGACTTGATCTAAAATCGATTTTGGTTCCTCTACTGGAAGTAATAAGGTTTTTCCTAGATGTTGATTGTACTGCAGACACCAAGCTCCTAACTGAGTAGTACTGCAATACTCTTTTATGGTCTCTGCGCTCAATCGCAGCCATACACCGTCGTCGTTGTGTATCTAATCAAACAGAAATCGTAATCGAAGTGAAATGTGTTCGACGATAATAACAGCTACGAAGACCGGTTAAAAAGATTTACCTCGTCGACAAACGATATGGTACCGTTGATAGGAATGGAACCTATTTGCTCGCTCTGTAACGAAGGATGAGCTCTGATTCTCAAGCCAGCACTATTTTTAGAAACAAACTTTCTAACTCTGCTCGGTTGTTGCTGGTGTTTCTTTACGATATTTTGAGCCGGTGGCTGCATACCTTGAGGAGGTTCCTTCACTTCAACCTTGTAATTCTAAAGCAaacgaatcgaaaaataataacgaacgaacgatcttaGATAGTTTAGAACGGAgacaaaaagtatttacatCTTCCATATTATAACCATCCACGGTAATCATAAACGAATACCAGCCGACTGAAGAAGGTGTCCAAGTGGCACTGTAACTACCATCACCGTTTGGTCTGACGAGCATACTCTCGCTGGATCTTTTAAACGTCGGTGACATAAATCTTAACTCTTCGAAGGAGTAATTTTCATAGGCCTTCATCATTGTAATCGAATAGAAACACATTTTATTGCTGATCGTTGGCTCGTATGGCACGTCCAAGTTCGGTTGTGGATGACCACCGAAGGTCAATGGATCAGGTTGAGAAACTCgacgaatttttcttccttgatCC
This is a stretch of genomic DNA from Vespula vulgaris chromosome 2, iyVesVulg1.1, whole genome shotgun sequence. It encodes these proteins:
- the LOC127072756 gene encoding E3 ubiquitin-protein ligase MYCBP2 isoform X2 is translated as MVSGEHERLLPEPDHYTKCFYDLFKNVAEAQRYKDEWKKCKKNKAVKKRDKKKIEVGGDLNYNNPPEIEVSYNASAFAVFASVRCAILEKHARTTSEICRASNCGSPPPELSDTIDSESDDEDRVSTIQSLPKIVGIGLRSVFTLMRESKTIDPMLCTKALVALLDVLQGQLPEGLKSEPDDVIDLLFDLLLDLATSHGPESAAANDGSHLTAVACACLLSLVVVRGDTGRLLAAVAALLMCPRALAIQNIQMPCVLTSLQRSVHAVLLGKLARPDWITYGVPKNSRIYTSTLKLPNDINNIVLNGRSFVSDGKYLYLHTSKGLLKIGSGHGGTIWGHVYVHKADFYPTETGWLGYAKNSLYFKCAPRKQSELVIIDAETLIVTGIAVLEGRDWSSSVMFSDGENLGMITAGKDDGFVVRTINTLSNPVSFASELPLKLARKCVDIFGYAAFDEEQVVHTLNLGCDEEIAMVTAAKEFGILKTISGKILYTGKGTSLGMKNNTRPNRWLELTLGKGPRVTHFAAGHDGQHVIFVLEDGSVLFAGTARRGEDGDSNKARRQPKPVKPKKMVKVEGKFIIDTACNNGTTALVTKEGSLLMFGKDTLHCDPVTGLVTDLVDVCVVHVSLGKAHAAALTNKGHLYTFGINNKEQCGRDFSTVHTVNKEATVVAMEMGTGEDELIVAEEDGTDPGEDWEETRGMCPPGQHQWRHRVCMVCTVCRECTGYSISCLSIRPDRNPGQECGCGEGDSGCAECGCCRTCARKSCNNGRSGSNYREYLQKRLGEIRQQRQRSKAGPSAMRYGMKMKGANNQRLVGSSIAPKGGQPGKMVLGLGSNVAGEEIVGGSDVERGDAARIASIPPARVPIPSDSPVIQVSCGLHHTVILLQNGEVYTFGSNIYGQLGIGYMVTHAGPVHVKLPTLATQVAAGSNHTVVLTINGEVYTFGAYQKGQLGRSVGTSENESVNITSQSSRRAEKAQPWQSFPSIVPNIGSRWGRRATWIGAAGDQTYIKVDEINSISLTRSTVMANKSCIILLPHQNDHANSFKCLVISKRDGTCNSYSGNDQVDFSNYAACLDPLYNVIWTFNPVNNEISLYNIISTEARTISGLEASILSPGLALPVVPTCFVTRSQAAMHLLACLDTLTQAQDENLTIVEENECDQSTHGKVYSREDFATVSRFENHGGGWGYSGRSIEAIRFMPNTDILLGGYGLFGGRDKYTAKIKLFDIGVDGGDQENDGELLAETEEIPYECGPRQKYAILFDEPIALQANRWYVAWAKIDGSSSDCGSSGQGMVTAEDQVRFYFKSSKRSNNGTDVNAGQIPQLLYRVVTPENQTSNRQRDQIGPVYILKREFSRTVTKDCFQSLISLLQWSWNTLKAGLADAAVHIASSSHVFLEMERLVYISKASLRLLRIYTNEIYPNQVGKRTPPESVRLAECIGEVRALLRQILSDSVPLSTKCKGKTRSNKNSESLNNKMSNSILEECHKTFVSCYHAFYPTAYLKWTSLCELLSEIDKEQGVTTKDRLLSAVVASLCSPTIRLRCTFPILTNTMDSSDGIKRQLSPSDNAGLLMMNSTDAHQYPILVEQISYKSQVESSGKEILNWSFREVLERLLDLVLVPVKKSLCREKSYSLSELILHCCYLLARVIAELAAQSNGNEDELQGAYGKLMYTTPSRFTRTSQTRSWNTGNGSPDAICFSVDRSGIFIAGIGIFGGVGVYEYELELLEDQSNTGNDPSHTQRWTSLDFTRGSFGPEGCVNDIIEIKFNKPVAIKENVKYAIKLRNRGGRTSNGDGGLSVVKGPDGTTFTFTACSFSFNGTTQTRGQIPHIYYFSNPQDSDGQHTSQAIAEVQARKCTLAMTATIIQRSNEIFALARERAEEVTASEVLGNATFVTTLLPLVMAHISPLATSDPRSGVQILTLIQEMLPHVAALNLLSIMGTSQLSQDSETQPHLTPPITTSHHYTWLESDHPYKPAAVSHYKVNFPESVKWLTIEFTSECGTSQPEDYLQLYIPNVITNASAGTHGNTVSEDTLLYWPVLHKMSNVQSQWPQNAVVLPGNEVIFSLETASDYMKNERSNTYGFKCLVIGYDWITSGNGLKNLEIELSFLGGACSASLMKKNLILPPVSAEEVQNDFETMQETAKRIFSVHSVLLGRGFALSSPPTVSQALDGVLPFSCHSNERLFLRDFVSCSAGTSGGRLARWLQPDSFVDPSQCEALYSREEMRCGWPAIVTILTRDQYGEIVHVPGLKIEVKAIPIDKMDITGTDQGRKIRRVSQPDPLTFGGHPQPNLDVPYEPTISNKMCFYSITMMKAYENYSFEELRFMSPTFKRSSESMLVRPNGDGSYSATWTPSSVGWYSFMITVDGYNMEDNYKVEVKEPPQGMQPPAQNIVKKHQQQPSRVRKFVSKNSAGLRIRAHPSLQSEQIGSIPINGTISFVDEIHNDDGVWLRLSAETIKEYCSTTQLGAWCLQYNQHLGKTLLLPVEEPKSILDQVIKETILRKRVDPGEDKRQSVRLAGGKNMVVVKCGASGHNIRSKPSLKAAPVGMLALGNTVTILEYFTNNEGAWARIDDESATKYCFDKSRCIESEVWSLAINKHGVEYMKFEQEPEADPVEKKAALPDQSVQLKDHKNKGFDFSVPSVSHEGFNFTTQNFTPGTGESGENSNTNPFVFGSYNQHDSPGSERFTPDKTDVSPKFSKAHSKERVVKEREREGGGKFSVLQKWLRGDDKSHAEKRSSPGRDFSEFVGVSVKELVKAMGESRANGNGATPPETPRRMSRSSSPKNPQAESGQQQVGFGNHLHITAASAPVSGGKCLIAGGDSISSSPVLCGSPRSVGLSPLVSGGMIDSITSQRRGSTQSDTSALVSSLTQDPSQSPSGISTTANTRDLSPSPSCSSLHMRSEGSIATPPDTPRKDAVNSQDSPRKVSQAQTQTSPESATTAMKGHFSIGSSGTKEERHSPKLNKRDHTKVVKIRVKRAMSPANAHQLPNPSRALNLSKDKVKEAISPSVAECLRAVFAAFLWHEGIVHDAMACASFLKFHPTLPKQGAVVVTRQPLVQSNDKEKQEQKARQRHSVEVTNAGNYLHIQASTLETLTRSAANANANRSRKKQEVTIKEEIQSSGKLDSLPEFHTVAVLPPALKSLVFLWEELSTNCLQAVEQQSVLPSPISQIQTMKLAKRPAPEKRPREDKVKEKEKKGSRKKKEWKPIGKSNVSESLGTGIECETSCELCGLMFPHPVTYHMKMMHPGCGWSAGGKGYKSDGNYCVGWAGNCGDGGVGGYSWYLICDTCREKYLTVRKNKLAKSFITGLSKSKNNDSKPLSPITSPSGFDTHIIMKNNAMFLLDLASASGLSIPKQQRRPSQTLSSVAENYSPPEAAGPFPPTGPFQCLQSLGVHNSQTHDERYYEETLRRQNGQQNPYEGTIGMFNTTNGRPLSECPVSESDNEAGKNRGTFHRSVSMSTGAPWARNSSDGRVVMMRKRNNSSSEMNNDAGSSLLCYPSAALQKLVPSMDQSAIVSTSQAEITNNDRIEILMRPVMLFVLQQHNLQHLQIAMKQALRRAACRVYAMQALNWLLRSVTQPICLHDLLWWFVSSLTPVISPDTSEQTEEDNKVEKKDDHDMAGTREHPLGDLVIAGEAVNPLPTAFHTLLQTIADLMLLPPPGSPLQHAAIRCWAIRFTPADHMFLHRSHVFSNISKILSRSEEEEDVIMSMHESHQSMSSQQITGCVEVLKDLTTGIKIKASSRQAMIGSLTDSSTETFWESGDEDRHKTKTITIVCAAHSFPRIIYIHIDNCRDLTHKVSNVVFQSGTNADEMIKLRTVEIESRSVGWINCSITDPRHVVIGLELKGPDNSLRVRQIRVLGEVKGESLKIGKQLSTQMIQQKNCETETLKVFRLITSQVFGKLIQGEQPQQPEQTEGANEDVEVSNDLKEHMVGILFSRSKLTHLQKQVCTHIVQAIQKETIRLREEWETLLCSPTPANSLISDNSDLPKTADTYCFEMLSMVLALSGSSVGQYYLSYQYGLLKDLLSLLHTGSARVQRQVTSLLRRILPVIKPETLATVVGIERLPPSDFSIVAVANNGFTQSVDFDDNALGILDVFLSCIAKALTVQVKIKGKENNGKALQIASLATSIHPKSFVGERWWLRGCMARKLAEVIIQLLKDMASGKISEAWASITKAAIAENILNLTRLSEKSREPTECLRTPTLWLALSSLCVLDSDHVERLSSGQWSASEGQPQPPRPTCSNHDDGETTAIIQCNECGNLCAECDRVLHLHRRTRMHIRQVCKEEEEAIRVDLHEGCGRTKLFWILALADSRTLKALVEFRDGSPRKPVGVTSGMCRFCGTTGNTGLLAIGNICADHDCQEHAKNACNKVHPCGHICGGVKNEKTCLPCLHRCSADSDLKQDADDMCMICFTEALSCAPAIQLQCGHVFHLHCCRSVLIKRWVGPRITFGFSLCPICKVPMIHPMLAEQLASIKELYEDVKRKALMRLEYEGLHKVEAAFAPGGRYQDPAAYAMERYAYYVCYKCQKAYYGGEARCDAQLGGESFDPTELVCGGCSDVARAQMCPKHGADFLEYKCRYCCSVAVFFCFGTTHFCNPCHDDFQRVTTIPKSELPSCPAGPKAKQLEGDECPLHVKHPPTGEEFALGCGICRNAHTF